From Solanum lycopersicum chromosome 8, SLM_r2.1, the proteins below share one genomic window:
- the LOC138337990 gene encoding uncharacterized protein — MTDTHRGWHETFPYALLGYRTIVRMSTGATPYFLVYGTEEVIPAEVETPSLRFIQEAELSNVEWVSKRIDQLILIDVKRMVAVFHGQLYRQRMIRAFHKRVRARIFEVGQLVLERIFPHQDEHQI, encoded by the coding sequence ATGACTGACACTCACCGAGGTTGGCATGAGACGTTTCCATATGCTTTATTGGGTTATCGAACGATTGTTAGAATGTCGACTGGAGCTACTCCATACTTTCTAGTGTATGGAACAGAAGAAGTCATACCTGCTGAAGTTGAAACACCTTCATTGAGAttcatccaagaagctgagttGAGTAATGTTGAATGGGTGAGCAAGAGAATTGATCAGTTGATATTGATCGATGTGAAGAGAATGGTTGCTGTTTTTCATGGTCAGTTGTATCGACAGAGAATGATTCGTGCTTTTCACAAGAGAGTGAGAGCcagaatttttgaagttggtcagttggtcCTTGAGcgcatttttcctcatcaagacgagcATCAAATATAA
- the LOC138337991 gene encoding uncharacterized protein — MAEYEACILGLKMAIDMNVYELLIIRDSDLLIHHVKGEWAVKNSKIIPYVQYVQNLCKRFCKIEFIHTPRIQNELADDIATIASIIKHPYTDYIDPLDIELKKHLVHC; from the coding sequence ATGGCCGAATATGAAGCTTGTATCCTCGGTTTGAAAATGGCCATTGACATGAACGTTTATGAGTTATTGATTATCAGAGATTCAGATTTGTTGATTCATCATGTTAAAGGAGAATGGGCCGTGAAGAACTCGAAGATTATACCTTACGTGCAGTATGTACAGAATTTGTGCAAAAGATTTTGTAAGATCGAATTCAtacatactcccagaatacagaatgagttggctgatgatattgCCACCATTGCTTCAATTATCAAACATCCTTATACAGATTACATTGATCCTTTGGATATAGAACTGAAGAAACATCTTGTCCATTGTTAA
- the LOC104648878 gene encoding uncharacterized protein — protein MSCHDLNEQNESGDDEVDEYKEGSEASEYVTESFWFSTVKQKARKFKPELSMKIKEQITKQIKSFLVEVTQYPTWLANVVPVAKKDGKIRICFDYRDLNKASPKDNFPLSNIHILMDNCAKHEM, from the exons atgtcatgtcacgatctgaatgaacaaaatgagtcTGGTGATGACGAGGTTGATGAATACAAAGAGGGAAGTGAGGCGTCGGAATATGTTACTGAAAGTTTCT GGTTCAGTACGGTGAAGCAAAAGGCTCGAAAGTTCAAGCCTGAGTTGAGTATGAAGATCAAGGAACAAATTACCAAGCAGATTAAGTCTTTTCTGGTAGAAGTGACGCAATACCCGACATGGCTGGCCAATGTTGTTCCGGTTGCCAAAAAAGATGGGAAGATCAGAATTTGTTTCGACTATAGAGATCTCAACAAAGCTAGcccaaaggataattttccaTTGTCAAACATTCATATTCTAATGGATAACTGTGCTAAGCATGAAATGtag